The Streptomyces sp. NBC_00306 sequence GCTTGGCCGAGGTGATCACGACATCACGCTCGGTGTCGTCGAGGATCGCCTTGCCGGAGACCGTGCCGCGCACCGCCTGGCCGACGGCCAGACCCAGCGTGGTCTCGTTGAAGCCCGCGTCCGCGGCCTTCGCGTTGGCCTTCACCGAGATACGGGGGATGCTCTGCGCCAGGTCGCTCTGGACGTCGGTGACGTCGTCGAGTCCGGCGACCTCCTTGCGTACCGCTTCGGAGGCCTTCTTCAGAACGTCCGCGTCGGCCGCCTTCACCACGACGCTCAGGTCCTGGCTGCCGAAGCCGTCGCCCGCCGCGATCGTGGTGTCGCCGATACCGTCCAGCTTCGCGAGCTCGGCGTCGATGCGGTCGCGGGTCTTCTCGTACGAGGCCGCGTCCTTGAGCGTCAGCTGGTAGGAGGCCTGGTTGGCGCCCGTGCCGCCGCCGAAGGCCGCCATGAAGCCGGAGGAACCGACGGTGACCTGGTAGTTCTTGATCTCGTCCAGGCCGTCGAGGACCTTCTCGACCTTCTTCGCCGACGCGTCGGCCGCGTCCAGGCCGGTGCCGACCGGCAGCTCCTGCTTGATCGACATGACCTCCTGCTCGCCCTGGTCGAAGAAGTTGGTCTTGAGCAGGCCGGCCATGCCGAAGGTGCCGAAGAGGATGACGACCGCGAGCACGATGCTGGTGATGCGGCGACGGGTCGCGAAGCGCAGCACGGGCACGTACATCCGCTGGAGCGGGCTGCGCTCCTCCTTCTCCTCGGCCACCCGGCGCGCCTCGTCCGGGTCCATGCCCCGGACGGCCTTCGGCGCGCGCAGGAACCAGAACGACAGGACGGGGACGACGGTCAGGGAGACCAGGAGGGAGGCGAGCAGGGCCGCCGTGATGGTGAGGCTGAACGAGCCGAACAGCTCGCCGACCATGCCGCCGACCAGTCCGATCGGCAGGAAGACGGCGACGGTGGTCAGCGTGGAGGAGGTGACCGCGCCGGCGACCTCCTTGACGGCCGTGATGATCGCGGCCTGCCGCTCCTCGCCATAGCCGAGGTGCCGCTTGATGTTCTCCAGGACCACGATCGAGTCGTCGACGACGCGGCCGATCGCGATGGTCAGCGCGCCGAGGGTGAGCATGTTCAGCGACAGGTCACGGGTCCACAGCACGATCAGCGCGAGGACGACCGAGAGCGGGATGGACACCGCGGTGACCAGGGTCGAGCGCAGCGAGGCGAGGAAGACCAGGATCACGATGACCGCGAAGACGAGGCCGAGCGCGCCCTCGGTGGTCAGACCCGAGATCGACTTGGAGACGGCGGGGCCCTGGTCGGAGACGACCGTGAGCTCGGCGCCGCTGCCGAGGTCCTTGCGCAGCTCGGGCAGCTTCTCCTGGACCGCGTCGGAGATGGCGACGGCGCTGCCGTCGTTGTCCATCGTGGCGAGGACGGCGAGGCTGGGCTTGCCGTTCGTCCGGGTCAGCGAGACGGCCGTGGCCGGGGTCTGCTTCACCGTGGCGATGTCACCGAGGCGCACCGGCTTGCCCTTGGCGGGCGGCGCCGGGGCGATCCGCAGGTCCTCGATCTGCTTCAGCGTGGTGTAACCGCCGCCTGCCTGGACCGTGAGGCTCTTGCCGTCCTCGTTGAACGACCCGGCCGGCAGGGTGGCCCCGCCCGCCTTGAGCGCCTCGGAGAGGCTCATCGTGTTGAGGCCCGCGGCCGCGAGCTTGCGGTCGTCGGGCGTGACGGAGACCTGGAGGTCCTGGACGCCGTCGATGGAGACCTGGCCGACACCCTCGATGTCCTCGATCGCCGGGACGACCGTCCGCTCCAGCTGGTCGGCGAGCGCCTGCTGGTCCTTCTGCGAGGTGACGGCGAGCACGACGGTCGGGATGTCGTCCGTGGAGCCGGCGACGACCTGCGGGTCGACGTCGTCCGGGAGCTGGGTACGTGCCCGGTTCACGGCCTGCTGGACGTCGGCGACGAGCTGCTTGGTCCCGTCCCCGTACTCGAAGCTGGCCATGATCACGGCGTTGCCCTCGCTCGCCGTGGACGTGATCCCCTTGATGCCGTCGACGGCCTTGATGGAGCTCTCGAGCGGTTCGACGACCTGCTTCTCGACCACATCGGGGGACGCGCCCTGGTACGGAGCGAGCACCGACACCATCGGCAGTTCGATGGAGGGCAGCAGCTGCTGCTTGAGCTGCGGGATGGCGATCGCCCCGAAGACGATCGCGACGATCGACATCAGACCGATCAGGGCCCGTTGCGACAGGCTGAATCTCGACAGCCAGGACATGGGGTCTCTCTTCTGTGGCGTGCGTGGCAGGAGGACTTCGCGGGCACGGTCGACTGCCCGCTTATACGATCAGCCATCCGGGAGGGCACACCCGTAGGCCCCAGGTCCCGTTCCTTATCTCGCGCATACCGCAGCTGGAGTACGCGGACGATCCGCTTCACTCCACCCTTGGACGGACCAGACCCGATTCATAGGCGATGACGACGAGCTGGGCCCGGTCGCGGGCGCCGAGCTTGGCCATGGCCCGGTTCACGTGCGTTTTCACCGTCAGCGGGCTGACGGCGAGGCGGGTGGCGATCTCGTCGTTGGAGTGGCCTCCGCCGACCAGGACGAGGACCTCGCGCTCCCGCACAGTGAGGGCCGCGAGCCGTTCCGAGTACGCCTCGGAATCCGGGCCGTCGTCCGAAGGGCCGCCCTGCGCGAGGAACTTGGCGATCAGGCCCTTGGTCGCGACGGGCGAGAGCAGCGCCTCACCGGCCGCAGCGATGCGGATGGCATTGAGCAGTTCGTCCGGTTCGGCGCCCTTGCCGAGGAAGCCGGAGGCGCCGGCCCGCAGCGACTGCACGACGTACTCGTCCACCTCGAAGGTGGTCAGCATGACGACCCGTACATGCGACAGTCCGGGGTCCGCGCTGATCATGCGGGTCGCCGCGAGACCGTCGGTGCCGGGCATCCGGATGTCCATCAGGACGACATCGGCCTTCTCCGACCGGGCGAGCGTGACCGCCTCGGCGCCGTCGGCGGCCTCCCCGACGACCAGCATGTCGGGCTCGGAGTCCACGAGGACCCGGAACGCGCTGCGCAGCAGGGTCTGGTCGTCGGCCAGCAGCACCCTGATCGTCATGTGTCCTCCCCCGTGCGGGCCTTGAAGGGCAGTATCGCCTGGACACGGAATCCGCCGCCGTAGCGAGGGCCCGCGCTGAGCGCGCCGCCGAGTGCGGTGACCCGCTCGCGCATGCCGAGCAGACCGTGACCGCCGCCGTCCGTCCGGCCGTCGGGCTCGTTGCCGTTGTCCAGCACCGTGACCTCCAGGGTCGGGCCGACACGGATCACGCTCACCTCGGCCTTGGCGTCCGGGCCCGCGTGCTTCTGCACATTGGTCAGCGCCTCCTGGATGATCCGGTACGCGGCGAGGTCGACGGCCGCGGGGGCCCGGTCGCCGTCGTCGGCACGGGCGACCTCGACGGGGAGGCCCGCCTGCCGGAAGGTGGTGACCAGCTCATCGAGCACATCGAGCCCCGGCGCGGGTTCGGTGGGCGCCTCCGGGTCGCCGGACTGGCGCAGCAGGCCGACGGTGGCCCGCAGTTCGTTGAGGGCCGAGCGGCTGGCCTCGCGCACATGCGCGAGCGCTTCCTTGGCCTGGTCGGGGCGCTTGTCCATGACATGCGCGGCAACGCCGGCCTGCACATTGACCAGGGCGATGTGGTGCGCGACCACGTCGTGGAGGTCGCGGGCGATCCGCAGCCGCTCCTCGGCGACCCGGCGCCGGGCCTCCTCCTCGCGGGTCCGCTCGGCGCGCTCGGCCCGTTCCCGTATGGCGTCGACGAAGGCCCGGCGGCTGCGCACGGCGTCGCCGGCGGCGGCCGCCATGCCGGTCCAGGCGAAGATGCCGACGTTCTCCTGCGTGTACCAGGGCGTCGAGCCGAACAGCATGGCCGAACCGGTGAGCACCCCCATGGTGAGCAGGCCGACCCGCCAGGTCGTGGGGCGGTCGGTGCGGGACGCGACGGTGTAGAGGGCGATCACGGCGCTCATCGCGACGGGGGCCGCGGGGTCCCCGAGGACGAGCTCGACGACGGACACCGCGGCGGTGAAGATCAGGACGCCCATGGAGTTGCGGCGGCGGAAGACCAGCGCGGCGGAGACCAGCACCATCAGCACCACGCTGCGCACCTCGGGGGTGCGGCCGCCGAACTTCGGGCCGTGCTCCCCGTTCGGGTCCGCGAACGAGCCGACGACCATGCACACCAGCACCGCGGCGGCCAGCGCTCCGTCGAACGCCAGAGGGTGCTCGCGGAGCCAGCGCTGGGTGCGGGCGAACCCGGTGGCGAGTGAGGTCACGTCGGGCAACGTTACGGCCCCTTGCGCGGGCGGTGTACGCCCCGGTGGGGCGGAGGGCCGAGGAGGGTCGCGGACGCGGTGCCGCGGCGGTCCGGCCCCCCGTGGCGCCGCGGCGGTCCGGCCTCCCGCGGCGCCGCGGGAGGCCGGCCTGCCGCACCCCCGCCGCGGGACGCGCAGACGGCACTGCCCCCCGGAGACCGGGGGGCAGTGCCGCTGTCGGAGTGCGCAGGACGGCCGGAGGCCGGACCGTCCGTCAGCCGGGGATCAGACCGTCGTCGCGGAGCAGCTTCCGTACGTCCTCGAGCGTCGCGTCGGGCGCCGGGAGAATCAGCTCGGACGGCTCCAGGGAGTCGTCCGGCAGAGGCTCGCCGAGCTCGCGGATTCTCTCCAGGAGCGCGTGGAGCGTGCGCCGGAAGCCAGGGCCGTCCCCGCTCTGCATCTCGGCGAGCAGTTCGTCGTCCAGCCTGTTGAGCTCGGCGAGGTGGCTGTCCGCCACGCTCACCTGGCCCTCCCCCATGATCCGTACGATCATGACGAGTCCCTACTGCTTGTCGAACTTCGGGGTGTTCTGCTGCGGAGCGGCGTCCTGCCGGCCGTCGCCGCCCTCGATGGCCTGCTGCGAGGAGGAGCCGCCGGCGAGCTCGGCCTTCATCCGCTGCAGCTCCAGCTCCACATCCGTACCACCGGAGATGCGGTCCAGCTCGGCGGCGATGTCGTCCTTCGCCATACCGGTCGGATCGTCGAGCGCGCCGGAGGCGAGGAGCTCGTCGATCGCACCGGCGCGGGCCTGGAGCTGCGCGGTCTTGTCCTCGGCCCGCTGGATCGCCTGGCCGACGTCGCCCATCTCCTCGGAGATGCCGGAGAAGGCCTCGCCGATCCGGGTCTGTGCCTGGGCGGCCGTGTACGTGGCCTTGATGGTCTCCTTCTTCGTACGGAAGGCGTCGACCTTGGCCTGCAGACGCTGGGCCGCGAGGGTGAGCTTCTCCTCCTCGCCCTGCAGCGTCTGGTGCTGCGTCTCCAGGTCCGTGACCTGCTGCTGGAGCGCGGCACGGCGGGAGAGCGCCTCGCGGGCCAGGTCCTCCCGGCCGAGCGCCAGCGCCTTGCGGCCCTGGTCCTCCAGCTTGGTGGACTGCCCCTGGAGCTGGTTCAGCTGCAGTTCCAGGCGCTTGCGGGAGGTCGCCACATCGGCGACTCCGCGACGCACCTTCTGCAGCAGCTCCAGCTGCTTCTGGTAGGAGTAATCGAGGGTCTCGCGCGGATCCTCGGCCCTGTCGAGGGCCTTGTTTGCCTTCGCGCGGAAGATCATCCCCATACGCTTCATGACACCGCTCATGGGCTTCGCGCGCCCCCTTCTGACGGACTAAAGCTCCAGCACTCCAACAGAACCCACAGTACGGGCCCTGCATCCATTACCGCACTGTTCAGGCGCGGATGCGCTCATCCCCAAGGACGACTGCTTCCCGGTCCGATCCGGCGCAAGGAGTAGGTGGCCATCAGGGAAACCTCGGGCAACGTCCGCTCTGTCCGGCTTGTCACCGGCTTCTGTCCCCTACAGACGCGCGGCGTTGCGGGATCGTTCCCCACCGGCGTTGGGTCCCTGCTCCGCACCCCGTACCCTTGGGCTTTGTGTTCCGTAGCCGTGCCAAGGAAGAGAAGGCCCCCACCGACAAGGTGACGGCGGACCTCTCCAAGCAGCCCCGCAGCCCCGAGGCCCCGAAGGGCCGCCCCACGCCCAAGCGCAGTGAGGCCCAGTCCCAGCGCCGCCGTGCCTCCACGGCGCCGGCCGACCGCAAGGAGGCCATGAAGCGCCAGCGGGAAGCCCGCCGCGCCGACCTGGCCAAGCAGCGCGAGGCCCTCGCGAGTGGTGACGAGCGGTATCTGCCCGTCCGCGACAAGGGGCCCGTGCGCCGCTTCGTCCGCGACTTCGTCGACTCCCGCTTCTGCATCGCCGAGTTCTTCCTGCCGCTCGCGGTGGTCATCCTCGTGCTGAGCATGGTCCGCGTGGGCCAGCTCCAGAACATCTCGCTGCTGCTCTGGCTCGGCGTGATCGTGATGATCATCATCGACTCGATCGGCCTGGTCTTCCGGCTCCGCAAGCAGCTCGCCGAGCGCTTCCCGGACGAGCCCAAGCGCGGCGCCGTCGCGTACGGCCTGATGCGCACGCTCCAGATGCGCCGCCTGCGTCTGCCCAAGCCTCAGGTCAAGCGCGGAGAGCGGCCCTGAGCACGGTCGGTTTCGAGGGAGGGGCGACCGCCTGGCTGAACGGCCTCAGCGGTCTGCGGAACATCGTGCGGCAGGAACTGGTCGCACGGCAGCTGGACGAGCAGATAGCCGGCCGCTTCCCGGTGGGACAGCGGCTGCGGATCCTCGACGTCGGAATGGGCCAGGGCACGCAGGCCCTGCGCCTCGCACGGGCCGGACACTCGGTGACCGGTCTGGAGTCCGACGCCGAGATGGTCGCCATGGCGCGGCAGACGCTCGCGACCGAGCCCGAGGGCATCCGTGAGCGGTTCCGCCTGATCGAGGGCGACGGCCGCGAGACGGGGGCGCACTTCCTGCCCGGCGCGTTCGACGTGGTGCTCTGCCACGGGGTGCTGATGTACGTGCAGGAGCCCGACGCCATGCTTGCCGGGCTCGCCCGGGTGCTGGCACCCGGCGGACTGCTCTCCCTGCTGGTGCGCAACGCCGACGCCCTGGCCATGCGCCCGGGGCTGGCCGGAGACTTTCCCGCCGCGCTGGCCGCCTTCGGCTCGGACTCCTACACCAACCGGCTGGGGCTGCCCGGACGGGCCGACCGGCTCGGCGCGCTGACCGCGACGCTGGCCGGGATCGCGGCGCCGCTGCACGCCTGGTACGGCGTGCGGGTCTTCACCGACGGGGCGGACAACGACGCGGACCTGCCGGCCCCCGAGGACCTGGACCGACTGCTGGCCGCCGAGGACCGGGCCGGGCGGACCGAACCGTACAAGCGGGTCGCGGCGCTGCTGCACCTGTGCGGCGTACGCGGCTGAGCGGCTGAGAGCCGGCGCGGTGGGGTCGGGTGACCGTGCCGCGCGTCAGCCCGCGTCAGGAGCGGCACGCAGGTCAGGTCCGGGGGCCGTTTTCGCGTCCCCCCTTCTGTGACCACCGCAGAGACCACCGGCCCCATGACCGGTAAGCCCGCCCGGAGTTCGACCGGAACGTCCGACGACAAGCCCCCCGTGAAGCTTCCCGCCCGCCAGACCTGGCGGGCGCTGTACACCCACTTCCGCCCGCACCGCTGGACCGTCGCGCTCGGGGCGTCGTTCACGCTCGTCGGCACGGTCGGCGGGCTGGCCCAGCCGCTCGCGGCCAAGACACTGGTCGACCGGCTCGGCGAGGACGAGTCGATCACCGCGATCCTGCTGCTGCTCACCGGCCTGGTGGTCGTCGGCACCGCGATCGAGGCCGTCGGCGCGTACATCCTGGAACGCACCGCCGAGTCCGTGGTGCTGGCCGCCCGCCGCACCCTGATCGGGCGGCTGCTGCGGCTGCGGCTCCCGGAGGTGGAGCGCACCCAGCCAGGCGATCTGATGTCCCGGGTCACCTCGGACACCACCCTGCTGCGCGCCGTGACCACCCAGTCGATCGTCTCGGCGGCGACCGGCGGACTCGCCTTCGTCGCCACCATCGTGATGATGGGCGTGATGGACCCGGTGCTGCTCGGCGTCACCCTCGGGGTCATCGTGCTGATCGGCGGCTGCGTGGCCCTGGTGATGCCGAAGATCGCGCATGCGACACGGCGTTCGCAGGAGGCGGTCGGAGAGATCTCGACCGTCCTGGAGCGGGCCTTCGGGGCCTTTCGCACACTGAAGGCCTCCGGCGCCGAGGAGCGCGAGACGGAGATCGTGGCGAAGGCGGCGCGGGAGGCGTGGCGGCACGGCATCCGGTCCGCGAAGTGGCAGTCGGTGGCGTGGTCGTCGGTGGGTCTCGCGGTGCAGGTGTCGTTCCTCGCGGTGCTCGGCATCGGCGGGGCGCGGGTCGCCTCGGGCGCGATCTCGGTGTCGACGCTGGTGGCGTTCCTGCTGTTCCTCTTCTATCTGATCGACCCGGTGTCCCGGCTGGTGGAGGCGGCCTCCCAGTACCAGGTGGGATCGGCGGCCATCGCGCGGATTGTGGAGGCGGAGCGGCTGGAGACGGAGGAGCTGGAGACGGAGGAGCTGGGGAAGGCGCCGACGGCCGCGGCCGTGGCCACCACCGGCCCGGCGTCCGTGGTCTTCGAGGACGTGACCTTCCGGTACCGCGACGAGCTCCCCTACGTCCATCACGGTGTCTCCTTCGCCGTGCCGGGCGCGGGCATGACCGCGTTCGTCGGCCCGTCGGGCGCCGGAAAGACGACCGTCTTCGGCCTGATCGAGCGCTTCTACGAGCCGACCGGCGGCCGCGTGTTCCTCGACGGACGGGATGTCCGGGACTGGCCGCTGACCCAGCTGCGCGCCGCGATCGGCTATGTCGAGCAGGACGCCCCGGTGCTGGCCGGAACGCTGCGGGAGAACCTGGTCTTCGCCGCGCCCGACGCGACCGAGGAGCAGATTCAGGACGTGCTCGTACGGGCCAGGCTGGACGCCCTCGTACGGCGGCTGCCTGACGGGCTGGAGACACTCGTCGGCCATCGCGGCTCCAAGCTGTCGGGCGGCGAGCGGCAGCGGGTGGCGATCGCGCGTGCGCTGCTGCGCCGGCCGCGGCTGCTTCTGCTCGACGAGGCGACCTCGCAGCTGGACGCGGTCAACGAGATGGCGCTGCGGGACGTGGTCACCGAGGTGTCCCGCGAGGTCACGGTGCTGGTGGTCGCCCACCGGCTGTCCACCGTGACGCTGGCGGACCGGATCGTGGTGATGGACGCGGGCAGGGTGCGGGCGGTGGGCACGCACGCGGAGCTCGTGGCGGGCGATCCGCTCTACGGCGAACTGGCGGCGACGCAGTTCCTGGCGTCGGCCCCGGGGGCCCCCTGATCGGCGGCGCACAGCGAGCTGCCCCGCAGCGGCAAAAGGGATACTCCGGACATGGATGCCTCCCCTCGCCGCCCCGGCCCCGCGCGCCGGCTGATGCTCCTGCTGACCGTCGTCGTGTGTGCGGCGGCGGCCGGCGGCTGCATGGCCATGTCCTCCTCGCAGCCGGAGACCACCACGCGCGCGATGGCACAACGCGACGGGGAGGACCTGCAGAGCGACTACCAGTCGGTGATCAGGGATTCACTGCCGTCGGTCGTGCAGATCCAGGCGGGCGACAGCCTGGGGTCCGGCGTCGTCTACGACACCAAGGGCCATGTGGTCACCAACGCCCATGTGGTGGGCGACGCGAAGTCGCTCCGCGTCACCATCGCGACGGGTGAGCAGACGCTGACGGCGAAGCTCGTCTCGTCCTATCCGCAGCAGGACCTGGCCGTGATCAAGCTGGATCCGGTGCCGGAGGGCCTGAAGCCGGCCACGTTCGGCGACTCGTCGAAGGTGGAGGTCGGGCACATCGTGCTGGCGATGGGCTCGCCGCTCGGTCTGTCGAGCAGTGTCACCCAGGGCATCGTCTCGGCGGTCGGCCGCACGGTCAGCGAGAGCGGTACGGGCGGGACCACCGGCGCGACGCTCGCCAACAACGTCGGCGGCGATCAATCCGGGCAACAGCGGGGGCGCGCTGGTGAACCTGGACAGCGAGGTGATCGGGATCCCGACGCTGGCGGCCGTGGACCCGCAGCAGGGCGAGGGTGCGGCCCCGGGCATCGGATTCGCGATCCCCGCCTCCATGGTGAAGACGGTCGCCGACCAGATCATCGCGAACGGCAAGGTGACCGACTCCGGCCGCGCGGCGCTGGGCATCACGGCCCGGACGGTGCTCGACGACAACTACGAGCCCTCGGGGGCGGCGGTGGTGGAGGTCGTGAAGGGGGGCCCGGCGGAGCAGGCGGGCCTGCGCGTCGGGGACATCATCACCAAGGTGGGTTCGACCGAGATCACGACGGTGACGTCCCTGGCGGAGGCGCTGGCCTCGATGAACCCGGGCGACAAGGTGGTGGTGGGGTACCTGCGGGACGGTGACTCCCGCACGGCACAGGTCACGCTGGGGGAGGTCTAGCGACACGGCCCGAGGCCCCGCACGGGCGCCCCCCGGAGTGCGGGAGGCGCCCTCGGCGGCCGGAGGGCCGCCGGCGGTCAGTCGTTCGCGTGGAGGCTCATCGGCCCGTAGATCTTGGTGGTGTCCTCCGAGAGCACCACCTGGTCCGCGCCGCCCTCCCGGAGTTCCTTCCAGTACTCACCGATCCACGACTCCGCGTCCCCCTGCGTCGTGAACTCCTCCGGCTGCACCGCCGGCTGGACCTCCGTTCCGTCGGACTTCTCGAACCGCCACGTCCACGCCATGTCCGCCTCCCAGGGCCCATCAGTGATCTCTATCCTGCCCGCAGCGTAGCCGGGCGCGCACGCCCCGCGGTGACACGGGAGGATCAGAGGCGTGGAACTGACTCTGCTCGGCACCGGCGCGCCCGCCGGACTCCCCCGGCCCGACTGCCCGTGCGCCGTGTGCGCCACCGCGCGCGGGGCTCGCGCGCGGGCCGCGACCGCGCTGCTCGTGGACGGGGCCCTGCTGCTCGACCTCACCCCCGGCGCCGCGCTCGCCGCAGCGCGTGCGGGGCATTCGCTCGTCGGCGTACGGCAGGTGCTGCTCACGCACCCCCATGACGGGCCCGCGGTCGATCTGCCCGCCGGGCTGCCCACGGCCGGGCGGGTGCCCGACGGCCGGGAGCTGACGCTGATCAGCGGGCACCGGGTGCGCGCCGTGCCGATGGACCACCCCGGCACCGGGTACGAGGTGACCTCGCCGGAGGGCGAACGCCTGCTGTATCTGCCGCCGTCCGGCGGTCCCGCCGGACTCGCCGAAGGGCTCGCCGCGTACGAGATGGTCGTCGCGGATGTGATCGGACGCCCCGACGCGATCGCCCGGCTGCGCGCCTCCGGGGCGATCGGCGCGACGACCGACGTCATCGCGGTCCACATCGACCACGACGTGCCCGGTGGTCCCGAGCTGGACCGCCGGCTCGCCGCCGCCGGCGCCCGGACCGTGCCCGACGGGACGACGCTGATCGTCGGCGAGTACCACGCCGTGCCGGACCTGCCCCGCCGCACGCTGGTGACCGGCGGTGCGCGCTCGGGGAAGTCGGTCGAGGCCGAGCGCAGGCTGGAGACGTTCCCCGACGTGGTGTACGTGGCCACCGGCGGGACCCGCGAGGGGGACACCGAGTGGGCGTCGAGGGTCGCCCAGCACCGGGACCGCCGCCCGGGAGCCTGGCGTACGGCGGAGACCTGCGATCTGGCGCCCCTGCTGAGGGAGGAGGGTCCGCCGCTGTTGATCGACTGTCTGTCGCTCTGGCTGACCGATGCGATGGACCGGGTCGGCGCGTGGGACGACGAGACCTGGCGGGAGAGCGGCGAGCGGGCGCTGCGCGAACGGGTCACCGAACTCGTCGCCGCCGTACGGGAAACGCCCCGTACCGTCGTCGCGGTGACGAACGAGGTGGGCTCCGGTGTCGTCCCCGCCACCCCGGCCGGCCGCCGGTTCCGCGACGAACTGGGCCGTCTCAACGCCGCCTTCGCCGCCGAGTGCGAGCATCTGCTGCTCGTCGTCGCAGGCCAGGCCCTGGTGCTCCGCAGCTGACACCCACGAGCGGGAGACCCGCCGGACCGGAACCGGCGGGGGCCCCGGCCCGCCGCCGACGCGGCGGCGGGTGTCTGTACTGTTCGGCGAATGAGCAGGCTGAATCTCGATGACTTCTCCGACCTGATCGAGCGACCCGACAGCGGCATGCGGCGCGAGGCCGAGGAACGCAGGGAGCGGCTGATCGTCCCGCCCGGCGCTCTGGGCCGGCTCGACGAGCTGGGTGAGTGGCTCTCCGCGGCGCAGGGCTCCGTCCCGGTCAAGGCCGTGGCGCAGCCGCGCGTGGTGCTGTTCGCGGGTGATCACGGGGTCGCCGAACTGGGCGTCTCCGGGCGGGAGTCCGGGTCCGCGCACCGGCTGGTGCGTGCCGTGCTGGACGG is a genomic window containing:
- a CDS encoding efflux RND transporter permease subunit, translating into MSWLSRFSLSQRALIGLMSIVAIVFGAIAIPQLKQQLLPSIELPMVSVLAPYQGASPDVVEKQVVEPLESSIKAVDGIKGITSTASEGNAVIMASFEYGDGTKQLVADVQQAVNRARTQLPDDVDPQVVAGSTDDIPTVVLAVTSQKDQQALADQLERTVVPAIEDIEGVGQVSIDGVQDLQVSVTPDDRKLAAAGLNTMSLSEALKAGGATLPAGSFNEDGKSLTVQAGGGYTTLKQIEDLRIAPAPPAKGKPVRLGDIATVKQTPATAVSLTRTNGKPSLAVLATMDNDGSAVAISDAVQEKLPELRKDLGSGAELTVVSDQGPAVSKSISGLTTEGALGLVFAVIVILVFLASLRSTLVTAVSIPLSVVLALIVLWTRDLSLNMLTLGALTIAIGRVVDDSIVVLENIKRHLGYGEERQAAIITAVKEVAGAVTSSTLTTVAVFLPIGLVGGMVGELFGSFSLTITAALLASLLVSLTVVPVLSFWFLRAPKAVRGMDPDEARRVAEEKEERSPLQRMYVPVLRFATRRRITSIVLAVVILFGTFGMAGLLKTNFFDQGEQEVMSIKQELPVGTGLDAADASAKKVEKVLDGLDEIKNYQVTVGSSGFMAAFGGGTGANQASYQLTLKDAASYEKTRDRIDAELAKLDGIGDTTIAAGDGFGSQDLSVVVKAADADVLKKASEAVRKEVAGLDDVTDVQSDLAQSIPRISVKANAKAADAGFNETTLGLAVGQAVRGTVSGKAILDDTERDVVITSAKPATTVAQLKNLPLGGVKLGQIADVRVVPGPVSMTRIDGARAATISAKPTGDNTGAVSASLQSKLNSLDLPEGATASIGGVSEDQDEAFAALGLAMLAAIAIVFMLLVATFRSLIQPLILLVSIPFAATGAIGLLILTGTPMGVPAMIGMLMLIGIVVTNAIVLIDLINQYRAQGLGVVEAVIEGGRHRLRPILMTALATIFALLPMALGITGEGGFIAKPLAVVVIGGLVTSTLLTLLLVPTLYAMVELRKERRAAKKAAKRLKKSGGESASDAKDAKDSKDAKDAKDTDEPAPANA
- a CDS encoding response regulator transcription factor — encoded protein: MTIRVLLADDQTLLRSAFRVLVDSEPDMLVVGEAADGAEAVTLARSEKADVVLMDIRMPGTDGLAATRMISADPGLSHVRVVMLTTFEVDEYVVQSLRAGASGFLGKGAEPDELLNAIRIAAAGEALLSPVATKGLIAKFLAQGGPSDDGPDSEAYSERLAALTVREREVLVLVGGGHSNDEIATRLAVSPLTVKTHVNRAMAKLGARDRAQLVVIAYESGLVRPRVE
- a CDS encoding sensor histidine kinase — encoded protein: MTSLATGFARTQRWLREHPLAFDGALAAAVLVCMVVGSFADPNGEHGPKFGGRTPEVRSVVLMVLVSAALVFRRRNSMGVLIFTAAVSVVELVLGDPAAPVAMSAVIALYTVASRTDRPTTWRVGLLTMGVLTGSAMLFGSTPWYTQENVGIFAWTGMAAAAGDAVRSRRAFVDAIRERAERAERTREEEARRRVAEERLRIARDLHDVVAHHIALVNVQAGVAAHVMDKRPDQAKEALAHVREASRSALNELRATVGLLRQSGDPEAPTEPAPGLDVLDELVTTFRQAGLPVEVARADDGDRAPAAVDLAAYRIIQEALTNVQKHAGPDAKAEVSVIRVGPTLEVTVLDNGNEPDGRTDGGGHGLLGMRERVTALGGALSAGPRYGGGFRVQAILPFKARTGEDT
- the pspAA gene encoding PspA-associated protein PspAA; protein product: MIVRIMGEGQVSVADSHLAELNRLDDELLAEMQSGDGPGFRRTLHALLERIRELGEPLPDDSLEPSELILPAPDATLEDVRKLLRDDGLIPG
- a CDS encoding PspA/IM30 family protein, whose translation is MSGVMKRMGMIFRAKANKALDRAEDPRETLDYSYQKQLELLQKVRRGVADVATSRKRLELQLNQLQGQSTKLEDQGRKALALGREDLAREALSRRAALQQQVTDLETQHQTLQGEEEKLTLAAQRLQAKVDAFRTKKETIKATYTAAQAQTRIGEAFSGISEEMGDVGQAIQRAEDKTAQLQARAGAIDELLASGALDDPTGMAKDDIAAELDRISGGTDVELELQRMKAELAGGSSSQQAIEGGDGRQDAAPQQNTPKFDKQ
- a CDS encoding DUF3043 domain-containing protein translates to MFRSRAKEEKAPTDKVTADLSKQPRSPEAPKGRPTPKRSEAQSQRRRASTAPADRKEAMKRQREARRADLAKQREALASGDERYLPVRDKGPVRRFVRDFVDSRFCIAEFFLPLAVVILVLSMVRVGQLQNISLLLWLGVIVMIIIDSIGLVFRLRKQLAERFPDEPKRGAVAYGLMRTLQMRRLRLPKPQVKRGERP
- a CDS encoding methyltransferase domain-containing protein, translating into MRQELVARQLDEQIAGRFPVGQRLRILDVGMGQGTQALRLARAGHSVTGLESDAEMVAMARQTLATEPEGIRERFRLIEGDGRETGAHFLPGAFDVVLCHGVLMYVQEPDAMLAGLARVLAPGGLLSLLVRNADALAMRPGLAGDFPAALAAFGSDSYTNRLGLPGRADRLGALTATLAGIAAPLHAWYGVRVFTDGADNDADLPAPEDLDRLLAAEDRAGRTEPYKRVAALLHLCGVRG
- a CDS encoding ABC transporter ATP-binding protein encodes the protein MTGKPARSSTGTSDDKPPVKLPARQTWRALYTHFRPHRWTVALGASFTLVGTVGGLAQPLAAKTLVDRLGEDESITAILLLLTGLVVVGTAIEAVGAYILERTAESVVLAARRTLIGRLLRLRLPEVERTQPGDLMSRVTSDTTLLRAVTTQSIVSAATGGLAFVATIVMMGVMDPVLLGVTLGVIVLIGGCVALVMPKIAHATRRSQEAVGEISTVLERAFGAFRTLKASGAEERETEIVAKAAREAWRHGIRSAKWQSVAWSSVGLAVQVSFLAVLGIGGARVASGAISVSTLVAFLLFLFYLIDPVSRLVEAASQYQVGSAAIARIVEAERLETEELETEELGKAPTAAAVATTGPASVVFEDVTFRYRDELPYVHHGVSFAVPGAGMTAFVGPSGAGKTTVFGLIERFYEPTGGRVFLDGRDVRDWPLTQLRAAIGYVEQDAPVLAGTLRENLVFAAPDATEEQIQDVLVRARLDALVRRLPDGLETLVGHRGSKLSGGERQRVAIARALLRRPRLLLLDEATSQLDAVNEMALRDVVTEVSREVTVLVVAHRLSTVTLADRIVVMDAGRVRAVGTHAELVAGDPLYGELAATQFLASAPGAP